The Aeromicrobium sp. Leaf245 genome includes a region encoding these proteins:
- a CDS encoding SDR family oxidoreductase — protein MKVQGRVAVVTGGAGGIGAALAQRLLEHGASVVVTDLDDVRVKDVVERLDGVAPGRVAGVAGDCADDGDIRRVLDLAASRFGPVDLYAANAGVGLGQGLEATEAEWDTSIDVNVRSHVRAARLLVPGWLERGEGYFLSTASAAGLVTQIGSATYSVTKHAAVAFSEWLSVTYGSRGVAVSCLCPMGVNTDMLNGGAESDDETARRGAKAVTEAGGVLEPLEVADIVLEGIDAERFLILPHPEVLEYFRRKGSDYDRWIAGMRRYQESLG, from the coding sequence ATGAAGGTCCAGGGGCGGGTCGCCGTCGTGACCGGCGGCGCCGGCGGCATCGGCGCGGCCCTGGCCCAGCGGCTGCTGGAGCACGGTGCGAGCGTGGTGGTCACCGACCTCGACGACGTGCGCGTGAAGGACGTCGTGGAACGGCTGGACGGCGTCGCACCGGGTCGCGTGGCGGGAGTCGCGGGGGACTGTGCCGACGACGGTGACATCCGCCGCGTCCTCGACCTCGCGGCCTCGCGCTTCGGCCCGGTCGACCTCTACGCCGCCAACGCCGGGGTGGGCCTCGGCCAGGGACTCGAGGCCACGGAGGCCGAGTGGGACACCTCGATCGACGTGAACGTCCGGTCCCACGTGCGGGCCGCCCGTCTGCTCGTCCCGGGCTGGCTCGAGCGGGGCGAGGGCTACTTCCTCAGCACCGCGTCGGCGGCCGGCCTGGTCACGCAGATCGGCTCGGCCACCTACTCCGTCACGAAGCACGCCGCGGTCGCGTTCTCGGAGTGGCTCTCGGTCACGTACGGGTCGCGGGGCGTCGCGGTGAGCTGCCTGTGCCCGATGGGGGTCAACACCGACATGCTCAACGGTGGCGCCGAGTCCGACGACGAGACCGCGCGCCGTGGCGCCAAGGCCGTCACGGAGGCGGGCGGGGTGCTGGAGCCGCTGGAGGTCGCCGACATCGTGCTCGAGGGCATCGACGCCGAGCGCTTCCTCATCCTCCCCCACCCCGAGGTGCTGGAGTACTTCCGGCGAAAGGGGTCGGACTACGACCGATGGATCGCCGGCATGCGGCGCTACCAGGAGTCGCTCGGATGA
- a CDS encoding HAD family phosphatase yields the protein MSARSARRAVLFDFGGVLTSSVLDGFAAFGRDECGDETLPMRLFAEDPTARQLLVDHEEGRLGHDPFEAGLAERLRAQGVEVETEGLIGRMQARLVRDEAMVELVASLREDGVPVGLVSNSLGRDCYAGFDLPAMFDAVTISGQEGVRKPSRRLYEIGCERLGVAPHEAVMVDDLAQNIVAAERLGMAGVVHREAEETAAQLSQLLEVGARRTSTVQ from the coding sequence ATGAGCGCCCGGAGCGCTCGTCGCGCGGTGCTGTTCGACTTCGGCGGGGTGCTGACCTCGAGCGTCCTCGACGGGTTCGCCGCGTTCGGCCGCGACGAGTGCGGCGACGAGACACTTCCCATGCGCCTGTTCGCCGAGGACCCCACCGCCCGGCAGCTGCTGGTCGACCACGAGGAGGGGCGCCTCGGGCACGACCCGTTCGAGGCGGGACTCGCCGAGCGCCTTCGCGCCCAGGGGGTCGAGGTCGAGACCGAGGGACTCATCGGTCGGATGCAGGCACGCCTGGTCCGCGACGAGGCGATGGTCGAGCTGGTCGCGTCGCTGCGGGAGGACGGTGTGCCGGTCGGTCTGGTGTCCAACTCGCTCGGACGCGACTGCTACGCGGGATTCGACCTGCCCGCGATGTTCGACGCCGTGACCATCTCGGGGCAGGAGGGCGTGCGCAAGCCGTCACGCCGCCTCTACGAGATCGGGTGCGAACGCCTCGGCGTCGCGCCCCACGAGGCCGTCATGGTCGACGACCTCGCCCAGAACATCGTCGCTGCCGAGCGTCTCGGGATGGCCGGCGTCGTGCACCGCGAGGCGGAGGAGACCGCGGCGCAGCTCTCGCAGCTGCTCGAGGTCGGGGCGAGGAGGACCTCCACCGTGCAGTGA